A window from Triticum aestivum cultivar Chinese Spring chromosome 6D, IWGSC CS RefSeq v2.1, whole genome shotgun sequence encodes these proteins:
- the LOC123141884 gene encoding ethylene-responsive transcription factor ERF014 isoform X2 produces the protein MVKSAQQQQQQQQQYKGVRMRSWGSWVSEIRAPNQKTRIWLGSYSTAEAAARAYDAALLCLRGSAADLNFPVHLPFHVPAAAMSPKSIQRVAAAAAATAGSPLQPPHTMASSASWPGAAPPCGYGDNASSFGYPEDQSARHSNADDDETMAHGDDGVDYDALADIDAFFQSPKCMDYATMMDPCSTFFAPAPMAPVEWEEEGEISLWSFSSYN, from the exons ATGGTGAAGAgcgcgcagcagcagcagcag cagcagcagcagtacaaGGGCGTGCGGATGCGGAGCTGGGGGTCGTGGGTGTCGGAGATCCGGGCGCCCAACCAGAAGACGCGCATATGGCTCGGCTCCTACTCCACCGCCGAGGCCGCCGCGCGCGCCTACGACGCCGCGCTGCTCTGCCTCCGGGGCTCCGCCGCCGACCTCAACTTCCCCGTCCACCTCCCCTTCCAcgtccccgccgccgccatgtcgcccAAGTCCATccagcgcgtcgccgccgccgcggccgccaccGCCGGCAGCCCCCTGCAGCCTCCCCACACCATGGCCTCCTCTGCCTCCtggcccggcgccgccccgccgtgcGGCTACGGCGACAACGCGTCGTCGTTCGGCTACCCGGAGGACCAGTCCGCCCGCCACAGCAACGCCGACGACGACGAGACCATGGCGCACGGCGACGACGGCGTGGACTACGACGCGCTGGCGGACATCGACGCCTTCTTCCAGTCGCCCAAGTGCATGGACTACGCCACGATGATGGACCCGTGCAGCACCTTCTTCGCTCCGGCGCCCATGGCGCCCGTCGAGTGGGAGGAGGAAGGCGAGATCAGCCTCTGGAGCTTCTCCTCCTACAACTGA
- the LOC123141884 gene encoding ethylene-responsive transcription factor ERF014 isoform X1, which yields MVKSAQQQQQVALGGHVGNAVAARQGGGGGGGRQQQQQYKGVRMRSWGSWVSEIRAPNQKTRIWLGSYSTAEAAARAYDAALLCLRGSAADLNFPVHLPFHVPAAAMSPKSIQRVAAAAAATAGSPLQPPHTMASSASWPGAAPPCGYGDNASSFGYPEDQSARHSNADDDETMAHGDDGVDYDALADIDAFFQSPKCMDYATMMDPCSTFFAPAPMAPVEWEEEGEISLWSFSSYN from the coding sequence ATGGTGAAGAgcgcgcagcagcagcagcaggtggcGCTCGGCGGCCACGTCGGCAATGCGGTGGCGgcgaggcagggcggcggcggcggcgggggcaggcagcagcagcagcagtacaaGGGCGTGCGGATGCGGAGCTGGGGGTCGTGGGTGTCGGAGATCCGGGCGCCCAACCAGAAGACGCGCATATGGCTCGGCTCCTACTCCACCGCCGAGGCCGCCGCGCGCGCCTACGACGCCGCGCTGCTCTGCCTCCGGGGCTCCGCCGCCGACCTCAACTTCCCCGTCCACCTCCCCTTCCAcgtccccgccgccgccatgtcgcccAAGTCCATccagcgcgtcgccgccgccgcggccgccaccGCCGGCAGCCCCCTGCAGCCTCCCCACACCATGGCCTCCTCTGCCTCCtggcccggcgccgccccgccgtgcGGCTACGGCGACAACGCGTCGTCGTTCGGCTACCCGGAGGACCAGTCCGCCCGCCACAGCAACGCCGACGACGACGAGACCATGGCGCACGGCGACGACGGCGTGGACTACGACGCGCTGGCGGACATCGACGCCTTCTTCCAGTCGCCCAAGTGCATGGACTACGCCACGATGATGGACCCGTGCAGCACCTTCTTCGCTCCGGCGCCCATGGCGCCCGTCGAGTGGGAGGAGGAAGGCGAGATCAGCCTCTGGAGCTTCTCCTCCTACAACTGA
- the LOC123145686 gene encoding prolyl-tRNA synthetase associated domain-containing protein 1 isoform X2, with protein sequence MGRTKEELLARLEELKIDFKRHDHPVVLTVEEQAKHVGNFGGALTKNLLLKDKKHRLYIVSALADTKVDMKILSQRLGLGKGGVRMAPEENLRQVLQVPLGCVTPFALFNESASAVSLLLDQGFKSKQSCYFHPLTNDVTIALSSSNLDKFLLSIGKQPAYVDLEASPVVGKDNPPDLADLVPSGAFCSSEESVENPTPKDAPQVNVPKEKTCLPVKAKPKVQNKGAESSESKVLTNNGPNVEIFASDVLEVIFPLFLSEASKKLNIKQEELTQILKLDDFKRRAAPDLESVTNMFKNMAYTAGFHAGFDTMLKSGLGGMPSRK encoded by the exons atggGTCGCACCAAGGAGGAGCTCCTCGCGCGCCTCGAG GAGCTTAAGATCGATTTCAAGCGCCACGACCACCCGGTTGTGCTGACGGTCGAGGAGCAG GCCAAACATGTGGGAAATTTCGGAGGCGCTTTGACCAAGAATCTACTTCTGAAG GACAAGAAACATCGGTTGTACATTGTTTCTGCACTTGCTGACACCAAAGTTGACATGAAAA TTCTGTCCCAGCGTCTTGGTTTGGGAAAAGGTGGTGTGCGGATGGCTCCTGAGGAGAATTTGCGTCAAGTGCTTCAG GTACCGTTAGGATGTGTTACTCCGTTTGCGCTATTCAATGAGTCCGCGAG TGCCGTCTCATTATTACTGGACCAAGGGTTCAAGTCTAAACAGAGCTGCTACTTCCATCCACTGACAAATGATGTGACTATTG CCCTCAGTTCAAGCAACCTGGACAAGTTTCTCCTCTCCATTGGGAAGCAACCGGCTTATGTAGACTTGGAG GCCTCACCAGTGGTAGGTAAAGATAATCCCCCTGACCTAGCAGATCTTGTGCCTTCTGGTGCATTCTGTTCCTCAGAAGAATCAGTTGAGAATCCAACTCCTAAAGATGCTCCTCAAGTCAACGTACCCAAAGAGAAAACATGTCTACCAG TGAAGGCTAAGCCCAAAGTTCAGAACAAGGGGGCAGAAAGTTCAGAGAGTAAAGTTCTTACTAATAATGGCCCAAATGTTGAGATATTTGCAAGTGATGTGCTTGAGGTCATCTTCCCATTGTTCCTGTCTGAG GCATCAAAGAAATTGAATATTAAACAGGAAGAGCTTACTCAAATTTTAAAATTAGATGACTTTAAACGACGAGCTGCTCCAGATCTGGAGAGTGTAACG AACATGTTCAAAAACATGGCATACACTGCAGGATTTCACGCTGGCTTTGATACCATGCTCAAGTCGGGTTTAGGTGGGATGCCCTCCCGGAAATAG
- the LOC123145686 gene encoding prolyl-tRNA synthetase associated domain-containing protein 1 isoform X1 encodes MGRTKEELLARLEELKIDFKRHDHPVVLTVEEQAKHVGNFGGALTKNLLLKDKKHRLYIVSALADTKVDMKILSQRLGLGKGGVRMAPEENLRQVLQVPLGCVTPFALFNESASAVSLLLDQGFKSKQSCYFHPLTNDVTIALSSSNLDKFLLSIGKQPAYVDLEASPVVGKDNPPDLADLVPSGAFCSSEESVENPTPKDAPQVNVPKEKTCLPEVKAKPKVQNKGAESSESKVLTNNGPNVEIFASDVLEVIFPLFLSEASKKLNIKQEELTQILKLDDFKRRAAPDLESVTNMFKNMAYTAGFHAGFDTMLKSGLGGMPSRK; translated from the exons atggGTCGCACCAAGGAGGAGCTCCTCGCGCGCCTCGAG GAGCTTAAGATCGATTTCAAGCGCCACGACCACCCGGTTGTGCTGACGGTCGAGGAGCAG GCCAAACATGTGGGAAATTTCGGAGGCGCTTTGACCAAGAATCTACTTCTGAAG GACAAGAAACATCGGTTGTACATTGTTTCTGCACTTGCTGACACCAAAGTTGACATGAAAA TTCTGTCCCAGCGTCTTGGTTTGGGAAAAGGTGGTGTGCGGATGGCTCCTGAGGAGAATTTGCGTCAAGTGCTTCAG GTACCGTTAGGATGTGTTACTCCGTTTGCGCTATTCAATGAGTCCGCGAG TGCCGTCTCATTATTACTGGACCAAGGGTTCAAGTCTAAACAGAGCTGCTACTTCCATCCACTGACAAATGATGTGACTATTG CCCTCAGTTCAAGCAACCTGGACAAGTTTCTCCTCTCCATTGGGAAGCAACCGGCTTATGTAGACTTGGAG GCCTCACCAGTGGTAGGTAAAGATAATCCCCCTGACCTAGCAGATCTTGTGCCTTCTGGTGCATTCTGTTCCTCAGAAGAATCAGTTGAGAATCCAACTCCTAAAGATGCTCCTCAAGTCAACGTACCCAAAGAGAAAACATGTCTACCAG AAGTGAAGGCTAAGCCCAAAGTTCAGAACAAGGGGGCAGAAAGTTCAGAGAGTAAAGTTCTTACTAATAATGGCCCAAATGTTGAGATATTTGCAAGTGATGTGCTTGAGGTCATCTTCCCATTGTTCCTGTCTGAG GCATCAAAGAAATTGAATATTAAACAGGAAGAGCTTACTCAAATTTTAAAATTAGATGACTTTAAACGACGAGCTGCTCCAGATCTGGAGAGTGTAACG AACATGTTCAAAAACATGGCATACACTGCAGGATTTCACGCTGGCTTTGATACCATGCTCAAGTCGGGTTTAGGTGGGATGCCCTCCCGGAAATAG
- the LOC123145685 gene encoding E3 ubiquitin-protein ligase RZF1, translated as MMPVYGGEVRQRTCRMYWCYQCARALRIISYPATDVFCPRCYGRFLHEIDPPPRPALPPPGYFPHHFAPHPHAYYHDGNPRRWVVYGAAPTVPGRPFRQLPPPVREPAPGPTRVHAPAPTPPPRRRMPSPPPAPVARRPSTPPAIDPGDYFTGGDLNRLVEELTQNDRPGPAPAPSSAIDSLPTVRIAAQHLSDDGGSQCPVCKEEFELGEAARQLPCKHVYHSDCIVPWLRLHNSCPVCRFKLPGTGAASSTRRASGSNGARNRDREREREPATTVRWGPLSWMVPARGTEEPDDGWEYGRRAHGRGHGRPEDGDAGAFYAWWRSLFLL; from the exons ATGATGCCCGTGTACGGCGGCGAGGTGCGGCAGCGGACGTGCCGCATGTACTGGTGCTACCAGTGCGCGCGGGCGCTCCGCATCATCTCCTACCCGGCCACCGACGTCTTCTGCCCGCGCTGCTACGGCCGCTTCCTCCACGAGATcgacccgccgccgcgcccggccctCCCCCCGCCGGGCTACTTCCCGCACCACTTCGCGCCGCACCCGCACGCGTACTACCACGACGGGAACCCGCGCCGGTGGGTCGTGTACGGCGCCGCGCCCACGGTGCCCGGACGCCCGTTCCGCCAGCTGCCCCCGCCGGTGCGGGAGCCGGCGCCGGGGCCGACGCGGGTCCATGCGCCGGCCCCGACGCCCCCGCCTCGCCGGCGCATGccctccccgccgccggcgccggtggCGCGGCGGCCGTCCACGCCCCCGGCCATCGACCCGGGGGACTACTTCACGGGGGGCGACCTCAACCGCCTCGTGGAGGAGCTGACCCAGAACGACCGCCCCGGCCCCGCGCCGGCGCCCTCGTCGGCCATCGACTCGCTCCCGACGGTGCGGATCGCCGCGCAGCACCTGTCGGACGACGGCGGGTCGCAGTGCCCCGTGTGCAAGGAGGAGTTCGAGCTCGGGGAGGCCGCGCGGCAGCTGCCGTGCAAGCACGTGTACCACTCCGACTGCATCGTGCCCTGGCTCCGCCTCCACAACTCCTGCCCCGTCTGCCGCTTCAAGCTGCCCGGCACCGGCGCCGCCTCCAGCACACGCCGCGCCAGCGGCAGCAACGGTGCAAGGAACAGagacagggagagggagagggagccggCGACGACGGTGAGGTGGGGGCCCCTGTCGTGGATGGTGCCGGCGCGCGGGACGGAGGAGCCGGACGACGGGTGGGAGTACGGCCGGCGCGCGCACGGGCGCGGGCACGGCAGGCCCGAGGATGGCGACGCCGGCG CTTTCTACGCGTGGTGGCGCTCTCTGTTTCTCCTCTAG